In Pyrus communis chromosome 1, drPyrComm1.1, whole genome shotgun sequence, the following are encoded in one genomic region:
- the LOC137715511 gene encoding stellacyanin-like, translating into MVSRMGLVGCFLLVAVALFNGAAADNYTVGDDLEWTIPPAGSVAYSTWANTKRFQINDTIVFKWSGSHTVAEVSKADYENCSNSNPLAFYDSSPASITLTSNVTRYFICTVGNHCSDLGQKVTIKISEDDDRWWDRNASSSLTVNIGALILSTAMAIFFYSFN; encoded by the exons ATGGTGAGTCGTATGGGATTGGTTGGTTGCTTTCTTCTTGTTGCAGTGGCCTTGTTCAACGGTGCCGCAGCTGATAATTACACAGTCGGAGACGATTTGGAATGGACTATTCCTCCAGCCGGCTCTGTTGCCTACTCCACCTGGGCTAACACAAAAAGATTTCAGATTAATGATACAATAG TATTCAAGTGGAGTGGATCACACACAGTAGCTGAAGTATCGAAGGCTGATTACGAAAACTGCTCAAATTCGAACCCTCTTGCTTTTTATGATTCCAGCCCTGCAAGTATTACACTGACTTCCAACGTGACCCGTTACTTCATCTGCACCGTAGGTAATCACTGCAGTGATTTAGGGCAGAAGGTGACTATCAAGATTTCTGAAGATGATGATCGCTGGTGGGACCGCAACGCCTCTTCTTCTCTCACCGTTAATATTGGTGCCCTAATCCTCTCCACTGCGATGGCCATCTTCTTCTATAGCTTTAATTAA